A single region of the Nocardioides ochotonae genome encodes:
- a CDS encoding APC family permease, which translates to MSISAAAQPDSSEKGPQLKRTIGPGLLLLFIVGDILGAGVYAVTGRLAGEVGGVAWLPFLVAFGVATLTAFSYLELVTKYPQAAGAALYAHKAFGIHFVTFLVAFTVVCSGITSASTSSGLLAENLLIGIHELLPGMPTGETASLVTALVFMGVIAAINLRGVSESVKFNVVLTIIEMLALAIVIGIGMWVVGRGDGDLSRVTVFESPDEKNLFMAVTVATAIAFFSMVGFEDSVNMVEETKDPLRIFPKMMFTGLGIAALVYVLVAISVVAVIPAGQIAAPQNPEAGVLLDVVRIGAPDLPIDKIFPFLTVFAVANTALINMLMASRLIYGMARQDVLPRSLGRVSHRRQTPWTAIVFTTILALALIVLVRTQSETTMVAALSGTTSLLLLAVFTLVNISCLVARRRPDRTEFRAPTAVPVIGAIACAYLLGPWARLEEDMVQYRIAGLLLALGVVLWLGAWLTNRGVRAKKTGFRDIDHLDG; encoded by the coding sequence ATGAGCATCTCCGCGGCGGCGCAGCCGGACAGCAGCGAGAAGGGCCCGCAGCTGAAGCGGACCATCGGCCCCGGCCTGCTGCTGCTGTTCATCGTCGGCGACATCCTCGGTGCGGGCGTCTACGCCGTCACCGGCCGGCTCGCGGGCGAGGTGGGCGGCGTGGCCTGGCTGCCGTTCCTGGTCGCGTTCGGGGTGGCCACGCTCACGGCGTTCTCCTACCTCGAGCTGGTGACGAAGTACCCGCAGGCCGCGGGCGCGGCGCTGTACGCCCACAAGGCCTTCGGCATCCACTTCGTGACCTTCCTGGTCGCCTTCACCGTCGTGTGCTCGGGCATCACCAGCGCCTCGACGTCCTCGGGCCTGCTGGCCGAGAACCTCCTCATCGGCATCCACGAGCTCCTGCCCGGGATGCCGACCGGGGAGACCGCGTCGCTGGTGACCGCGCTGGTGTTCATGGGCGTGATCGCGGCGATCAACCTGCGCGGGGTGAGCGAGAGCGTGAAGTTCAACGTCGTGCTCACGATCATCGAGATGCTCGCGCTGGCGATCGTCATCGGCATCGGCATGTGGGTGGTCGGTCGCGGCGACGGCGATCTGTCGCGCGTCACGGTCTTCGAGAGCCCCGACGAGAAGAACCTCTTCATGGCGGTCACGGTCGCCACCGCCATCGCGTTCTTCTCGATGGTGGGCTTCGAGGACTCCGTGAACATGGTGGAGGAGACCAAGGACCCGCTGCGGATCTTCCCCAAGATGATGTTCACCGGCCTCGGCATCGCGGCGCTGGTCTACGTGCTGGTCGCGATCTCCGTGGTGGCGGTGATCCCGGCCGGTCAGATCGCCGCCCCGCAGAACCCCGAGGCCGGGGTGCTGCTCGACGTCGTGCGGATCGGCGCCCCGGACCTCCCGATCGACAAGATCTTCCCGTTCCTCACCGTCTTCGCGGTCGCCAACACCGCCTTGATCAACATGCTGATGGCCAGCCGGCTGATCTACGGCATGGCCCGCCAGGACGTCCTGCCCCGCAGCCTGGGCCGGGTCTCGCACCGCCGCCAGACGCCGTGGACCGCGATCGTGTTCACCACGATCCTGGCGCTCGCGCTGATCGTCCTGGTCCGCACCCAGTCGGAGACCACGATGGTCGCGGCGCTCTCCGGCACCACCTCGCTGCTGCTGCTCGCGGTGTTCACGCTGGTCAACATCTCCTGCCTGGTGGCCCGCCGGCGCCCGGACCGGACGGAGTTCCGCGCGCCCACCGCGGTGCCGGTCATCGGGGCGATCGCGTGCGCCTACCTGCTCGGTCCGTGGGCGCGGCTGGAGGAGGACATGGTGCAGTACCGCATCGCGGGTCTGCTGCTGGCGCTCGGCGTGGTGCTGTGGCTCGGGGCCTGGCTGACCAACCGCGGGGTGCGGGCCAAGAAGACCGGCTTCCGCGACATCGATCACCTCGACGGCTAG